The sequence CCGGCCGCCGGGGTCCGTTCAGGTGAGGCTGTCTTCGACGGCGGCGAGGGCATCGCGGGCGCCCTGGGTCGGCGCGATGGTGACGAGGGCTCGGTAGAGCCGGAGCAGGGCGTCCCGGTCCGTCACGCCGGTCCGGCGGCGGTCGGCGTGTACCGACTGGATCGCGGCCTCGATCTGGAACCGCCCGGCGGGGGACCCGAGCGCGTGCGCACGACGTAGATAGGCCTCGCCCTCGCGGATGAGGGCCGCGTCCCAGCGCTGCGGATCCTGGTCGGCGAAGGGCACGAATTCGCCCTCCGGCCAGCGCGCGGGAGCACGGGACGACGACAGGGCGATGAGCGCGGCGAGCCCCCACGCTTCGGGCTCGGTCTTCAGCAGCGCCGCGACGGTGACGGCGAGGTAGAGCGACTCGGCGGCGAGCGACTCACCCGGTGCGTCCTGGGCGTCCGGCGCGCCGAGCGACTCCCAGTCGATCGTGTAGGCGCCATAGATCGCCTCGAGGACGAAGCCGAGCCGTTCGGGCAGGTCCGCGCGGGTCGGAACGGCGAACGGGATGCCGGCGGCCCGGATGCGCCGCTTCGCCCGGACCAGGCGCTGCGCCATCGTGGCCGGCCGCACCCGGAACGCGGCCGCGATGCCGGCCGCGTCGAAACCGAGCACGGTGTGCAGCATGAGCGGGGTCCGCGCCTCGGGCGCGATCGCGGGGTGGGCGCAGGCGAACAGCAGTTCCAGCCGCTTGTCGGGGATCGCCTCGGGGTCGACGGCGGCGAACGGATCGACCGCGGCGGCGGAATCCGCGTCGACGGCCGCGGTCAGCGGCAGAGACGTGCGGTGGGCCGCCGACCTGAGCACGTCGCGCTGCCGGTTGCGGGCCACGGTGAGCAGCCACCCTTCGGGATTGTCCGGGATTCCCGAGCCCGACCAGGTGCGCAGCGCCTGCTCGAAGGCGTCGGCGAGCGCGTCCTGCGCGAGCGCGATGTCACGGGTCGGTGCGGCGAGCAACGCGACCAGCCGCCCGTAGGAGGTCCGCGCCGCGCCCTCGGCGGCGGCGCGGACCTCGTCCGGGAGCCTGACGGCCGGGTCGGTCACTGCCGCGCCCGCCACGCACCGTCCTGCCAGTGGGTCATCCCCGGCCGCACCTCGACGGGCCCCCACGCGACCGAGGGCGCCTGCTTCGCCCACCCGAGCGCCGCGTCCAGGTCAGCGACGTCGATCACGAACGTGCCGGCAAGCTGTTCCTTGGTGTCCGCGAACGGGCCGTCCTGAATCCGGAACTCGCCGTCGACGCTGCGCAGGGTCGTGGTCGCCGAGGAGTCGGCGAGCACCTCGGCGGAGATCAGGGCACCCGCCGCGTCGAGGTCGGCGGCGTACTTCCGGAACGCCGCCATACCCGCCTGGACGGTGGCCTCGTCGAGCTCGCCCGCCGCCATCAGCTCCGGGTAGTGCAGCAAGATCGTGTAGCGCATGAGACGTCCTCTCGCTCCGTTCGATGCTGACACCTCAGTGACGAGCGGAGCAGCAGCGAATCGACCGGTCGGCGAAAGAATCTCGACCCGTCCGCCGGCCCCGCCAACGAGCCGGCGTCCTGAAGGACGACCGCGCCGATCGCCGGCTCCCCCGCCGGAACGCGAGCGCGAAGTCGTGGCTGGCCTATCCGCCAGAGCCTGGCCGGGCGTGGCCTTTTGATCACGGCTTTGGCCCTGCGATGGTCGTAACCGGGCCGTTCCCGCAACCGCCCAGGGCCCAAACGGCGATCATGACCGGTACGGTGGCCCGCGATCCAGGGACCGGACGCCGCGCGTCGACCTCCCGATCACCGGGAGGCCCGGATCAGGCTCCAGTCCTACCTCTCGGTTGATCACCGACGAGATCTACCACCATCGCGCAGGACCGGACTCCGGCGGCGATCGCGAACGCCACCTAGGCCTCGGTGGCGGCTCGCCAGTCGGTTGATCGCCGTTTGGGCCCTCGACTGGTCGTGAACGGAGCGGATTCACGACCGCGAGAGGGTCAAAACGACGATCATGGCGCCCGGCGGCCGGGCGCGCCCGGCCACCGCCCGCGTCGGGAACGCCTACCGACAGCCTCGTGACGTCCGGGTGACGGGCCGGATTGGCGGGCGGGCCGCGCCGGGGACTTCTGGGGCACCCCGCTACGATCACGGCCAATTCACCGACATTCCGCCGGATGGTGGGCGGAGGTCGGCGGCCAACGTTTCGGGTTGGCTGGGCGTCGGGTAATGGGGGGGTTCGTTGTCGACGGGTACGGAACACGAGCGCGCTGGAGTGGCGATGAGCAGGGACCCTTGGCTTTCTCGCCTCGCCGGTGGGCGCCTCGTGAGCAGCCGGCCGGCGGGTGGCATCGCGAGGTTCGCCGCCAGGGCCTGGTACGTCGTGGCGGCGGCGGGTGCGTTGGCGTTGGTGCCGGCGAGCGCCGCCTCGGCCGCGACGCCGCTGGCGGCGGCCAAGAAGCACCACCGGAATGGTGGTCACGTCGCCATCGGGCTCATCGTCGTGCTGGCGATCCTCGTCGTGCTGTACCTGCTGTTCCGGGTGGTGCGCAAGCGTCTTCGTGGCTAGCGTTCGGGTCGAGATGACGAAGACCAGTGAGACGCCGGGTGCCGCCGCCACCAACGCGGTCGCGCCCGGCGCGCTGGTGACCGGGGCGTCCAGCGGGATTGGCCGGGCGACGGCGATCGCGCTGAGCGTCGCCGGTTACCGGGTCGTGGGCACCTGCCGGGATCCGAATTCGCTCGCCGACCCGGTCGACGGCGTCCACTACGTCAGCCTTGAGCTGGGCGACCCGTCGAGTATCGAGGCCGCGGCCGCGGCGGCTCTGGACCGGCTCGCGGGCACGATCGACCTGCTCGTCAACAATGCCGGCGAAAGCTGGGTCGGTTCCTTCGAGGAGACCGACGCCGACACGCTCACCCACGTGTTCGCGGTGAACGTCGTCGGGACGGTCGCGCTCACTCAGCGATTCCTGCCGGCGATGCGGGCCCGGGGGCGCGGCCACGTCGTGAACGTCGGCTCGCTGCTGGCGGAGTTCCCGGTCGGCTACCGGTCGGCCTACGTCGCGTCGAAGGCGGCGCTGCGGGGTTTCACACTGGCGGCCCGCCAGGAGCTCGGCCCGCTCGGCATTCGGATGTGCCTGGTGGAGCCGGCCTACTACAGGACCGGCGTACGGATGAACCGAAAGGGCGGCGGGCCAGGGCCGGGCTCTCCGTACGCGGCCGGGTTCGCGTCCGTGCAGAAGGCCACGGCCAAGGGGGACGACCTGGCCGGCGATCCGGCCGACGTCGCCGCCCGCATTCTCGCCGTCGCCCGCGACCCCGACCCGGCCCCTATCCAGGCGGTCGGCAGGACCGAGCCCTACCTTCTCCAGGCCCGCCGCCTGTTGTCGAACCGGGCCGTCGAACGCCTCATGATGCGCCGCTACGGCCTGGGCTAGAACCGGCCCGTAAGACGCCGGTGGCCGGCCGGGGCGTGTCGCGCGCCCCGGGCCGGCCACCGGCGTAAGAGAAGGACCGATCAGAGCGCGGACCACCGGGGGAACGCGAAGTCGCCGCGGCCATCGGTGAGCTGGCGGTCGGCGGCGTCGAGGTTCCGCTGGTCGGTCATGAACAGCTGCCGGTCGTCCGGGTGGCTGGGGTCCCGGTTGGCGGTGAAGAGCAGGAGATCACTTCCGGACGCCGACCAGCTCGGGCCGTCCTGGGTGCTCTTCTCGCCGGTGACCGCGGTGACGTGCTTGGTGTTCACGTTCACGATCGCGATCTGCTGGTCGTTGGGGTTGCTCGCGATCTGACGGACGAACGCGAGGTACTTGCCGTCGGGCGACCAGGTCGGCTCGGAGTCGAGGTTGGGCTTGTCGCCCTCCGAGATGAACTCGTCCTTGTTGAACGGCACGGCGGCCTGGCCGGGGATCGTCGAGATGAGCACCAGGAAGCCGCCGCCGCCACCCGCGACGGTGTTCGACCAGTAGGCGATCCGCTCGCCGTCCGGCGACCAGGACGGGTCGGACGCCTCCGGCTGGGTGTCCAGCCGACGGACCGTCTTGCCGTCGATCGAGCTGATGTACAGGCCCGGATTGGGCTGGCCGGTCTGGTCCGTCGTCGAGCGCAGCACCAGGAACTTGCCGTCCGGCGACAGCGACGGGCGCCCGTCGGCGGCCGGCGACAGGTT is a genomic window of Pseudofrankia inefficax containing:
- a CDS encoding SDR family NAD(P)-dependent oxidoreductase; translation: MTKTSETPGAAATNAVAPGALVTGASSGIGRATAIALSVAGYRVVGTCRDPNSLADPVDGVHYVSLELGDPSSIEAAAAAALDRLAGTIDLLVNNAGESWVGSFEETDADTLTHVFAVNVVGTVALTQRFLPAMRARGRGHVVNVGSLLAEFPVGYRSAYVASKAALRGFTLAARQELGPLGIRMCLVEPAYYRTGVRMNRKGGGPGPGSPYAAGFASVQKATAKGDDLAGDPADVAARILAVARDPDPAPIQAVGRTEPYLLQARRLLSNRAVERLMMRRYGLG
- a CDS encoding RNA polymerase sigma factor, producing MAGAAVTDPAVRLPDEVRAAAEGAARTSYGRLVALLAAPTRDIALAQDALADAFEQALRTWSGSGIPDNPEGWLLTVARNRQRDVLRSAAHRTSLPLTAAVDADSAAAVDPFAAVDPEAIPDKRLELLFACAHPAIAPEARTPLMLHTVLGFDAAGIAAAFRVRPATMAQRLVRAKRRIRAAGIPFAVPTRADLPERLGFVLEAIYGAYTIDWESLGAPDAQDAPGESLAAESLYLAVTVAALLKTEPEAWGLAALIALSSSRAPARWPEGEFVPFADQDPQRWDAALIREGEAYLRRAHALGSPAGRFQIEAAIQSVHADRRRTGVTDRDALLRLYRALVTIAPTQGARDALAAVEDSLT
- a CDS encoding YciI family protein, translating into MRYTILLHYPELMAAGELDEATVQAGMAAFRKYAADLDAAGALISAEVLADSSATTTLRSVDGEFRIQDGPFADTKEQLAGTFVIDVADLDAALGWAKQAPSVAWGPVEVRPGMTHWQDGAWRARQ